A single window of Choloepus didactylus isolate mChoDid1 chromosome 24 unlocalized genomic scaffold, mChoDid1.pri SUPER_24_unloc2, whole genome shotgun sequence DNA harbors:
- the RIBC1 gene encoding RIB43A-like with coiled-coils protein 1, with protein sequence MFKVNLSSDSKEAAVIESKRNREKEQQSRFFNVRNRVMGVDAEALNSQVEDRKLREATERSREAAYGTSQVQYDLVAQMLEKEQAERTRRLAKKVQEFRKQKQQLKNRREFDLWDPDQLWKEFPARLNDNDPHCGPASLQCFSGEDLDRTTCLRMQQDQLRYNLERQLHEQQQARAEEKCSDMLSDQLRLAMDMRATHLAKLEESCRIAMMSAMANANKAQAAEQAEPKRLEHQRTQEANLMEIQNQITSDLLTENAQVAQRPLAPHRLPPYCWKGMTTEQRAAIRKVQEAQHREKEAQRQAEQALDAEWESQTIRSAQAALELEQQERELCAEFRRGLGSFNQQLAKEQKAHQNYLNSIIYTNEPTTQYRLPFNTSSR encoded by the exons ATGTTTAAGGTAAACCTGTCATCAGATTCCAAGGAGGCAGCAGTCATTGAATCTAAAAGAAATCGAGAAAAGGAACAGCAGAGCCGATTCTTCAATGTGCGGAACCGAGTCATGGGG GTGGATGCTGAAGCACTGAACAGCCAGGTGGAAGATCGAAAACTTCGGGAAGCAACCGAGAGGAGCAGGGAGGCAGCTTATG GTACCAGCCAGGTGCAGTATGATTTGGTAGCCCAGATGctcgagaaggaacaggcagaaCGCACACGTCGACTAGCTAAGAAAGTCCAGGAATTTCGGAAGCAGAAGCAGCAACTTAAGAACAGACGTGAATTTGACCTCTGGGATCCAGACCAACTCTGGAAGGAGTTTCCAGCTCGCCTCAATGACAACGATCCCCACTGTGGCCCAGCCAGCCTGCAGTGCTTCTCTGGGGAGGACCTGGACAGGACCACATGCCTGAGAATGCAGCAGGACCAGTTGAGATACAACCTGGAAAGGCAGCTGCATGAGCAACAGCAAGCCAGGGCTGAGGAAAAGTGTTCAG ATATGCTCAGTGACCAGCTGCGCCTAGCCATGGACATGCGGGCCACCCACCTGGCCAAGCTGGAGGAATCCTGTCGCATCGCCATGATGTCTGCCATGGCCAATGCCAACAAAGCCCAG GCAGCTGAACAGGCTGAGCCAAAGCGCCTTGAGCATCAGCGCACTCAGGAGGCCAATCTCATGGAGATCCAGAACCAGATCACAAGTGATCTACTAACCGAGAACGCCCAGGTTGCCCAACGCCCTCTAGCACCCCATCGACTCCCACCCTATTGCTGGAAGGGCATGACTACAGAACAGCGAGCCGCCATCAGGAAAGTCCAAGAGGCACAGCACCGTGAAAAAGAGGCACAGCGCCAGGCTGAACAAGCACTGGATGCCGAATGGGAAAGCCAGACCATTCGCTCAGCACAGGCGGCCCTGGAGCTGGAGCAGCAGGAGAGGGAACTCTGTGCTGAATTTCGGAGGGGGCTTGGTTCCTTCAACCAGCAGCTGGCTAAGGAGCAGAAGGCCCA CCAAAATTATTTGAATTCAATAATCTACACCAATGAACCTACAACTCAGTATCGCCTACCGTTCAACACCAGCAGCCGTTGA
- the HSD17B10 gene encoding 3-hydroxyacyl-CoA dehydrogenase type-2, which translates to MAAGCRRVKGLVALITGGASGLGLATAERLVRQGAAAVLLDLPSSDGEAQAKKLGSSCTFAPADVTSEKDVQAALARAIEKFGHVDVAVNCAGIAVANKTYNLKKRKAHSLEDFQQVLNVNLTGTFNVIRLVAGEMGQNERDQGGQRGVIINTASVAAFEGQVGQAAYSASKGGIVGMTLPIARDLAPMGIRVMTIAPGLFGTPLLNILPDKVRNFLASQVPFPSRLGDPAEYAHLVQAIIENPFLNGEVIRLDGAIRMQL; encoded by the exons ATGGCTGCTGGGTGTCGGCGTGTGAAG GGCTTGGTAGCGCTGATAACCGGAGGAGCCTCGGGCCTAGGTCTGGCCACAGCGGAGCGACTGGTGAGGCAGGGGGCGGCTGCTGTACTTCTGGACCTGCCCAGCTCGGATGGGGAGGCCCAAGCCAAGAAGTTAGGGAGCAGCTGCACCTTCGCCCCCGCCGAC GTGACCTCAGAGAAGGACGTGCAAGCAGCCCTGGCTCGAGCAATAGAAAAGTTTGGCCATGTGGATGTGGCAGTCAACTGTGCGGGCATTGCAGTGGCTAACAAGACATACAATCTAAAGAAGAGGAAGGCCCATTCCTTGGAGGACTTCCAGCAAGTTCTCAAT GTGAATCTTACAGGGACGTTCAATGTGATTCGCCTGGTGGCTGGCGAGATGGGCCAGAATGAACGAGACCAGGGAGGCCAACGTGGGGTCATCATCAACACTGCCAGTGTGGCTGCCTTTGAGGGTCAG GTTGGACAAGCTGCATACTCTGCTTCCAAAGGAGGCATAGTGGGCATGACACTGCCCATTGCTCGAGATCTGGCTCCCATGGGCATCCGAGTGATGACCATTGCTCCAG GCCTGTTTGGCACCCCACTGCTGAATATCCTCCCAGATAAGGTTCGTAACTTCTTGGCCAGCCAGGTGCCTTTTCCCAGCCGACTGGGTGACCCTGCTGAGTATGCTCATCTGGTACAGGCCATCATCGAGAACCCATTCCTCAATGGAGAGGTCATTCGGCTGGATGGGGCCATCCGCATGCAGCTCTGA